The proteins below are encoded in one region of Methanobacterium aggregans:
- a CDS encoding toprim domain-containing protein → MSFRRLSCIIEELKICVEEGMPILIEGRKDEKALKKLGINGNFIKVSGSGLKLFEIAEMAAQSSSKVIILTDFDKKGDELAKRLSEDIQSLGSHPDLSIRRKIMGITRKYIKDIESLPKHMDQLELEERPHGDRW, encoded by the coding sequence ATGAGTTTTAGAAGATTGTCCTGTATAATAGAAGAACTCAAAATCTGCGTTGAAGAGGGAATGCCAATACTGATCGAAGGAAGAAAAGATGAAAAAGCTTTGAAAAAACTTGGTATCAATGGTAATTTCATAAAAGTCTCAGGTTCAGGCCTTAAATTATTTGAAATAGCTGAGATGGCTGCACAGTCATCTTCAAAAGTCATAATATTAACTGACTTTGATAAAAAAGGCGATGAACTTGCCAAGAGACTTTCAGAGGACATACAAAGTCTTGGTTCCCATCCAGACCTTAGTATAAGACGCAAAATCATGGGAATCACGAGGAAGTATATAAAGGACATTGAGAGTCTTCCAAAGCACATGGATCAACTGGAACTCGAGGAACGCCCCCATGGTGATCGCTGGTAG
- the dnaG gene encoding DNA primase DnaG: MGKEEISTTKYLIHAQINANGIVEKPDVVGAIFGQTEGLLSNDLDLRELQKTGRIGRIKVNINSKAGRSKGEIVIPSSLDRVETAILAASLETINRVGPCEAYIQVTKVEDVRAVKRRKVVDRAKELYKGMMEEVTPESLKMIEEVKEAMRIHEITDYGDDKLPSGPNVISSDAILVVEGRADVLNLLKYGVKNAIAVEGVSVPKAVAELTKTKTVTAFLDGDRGGDLILKELLQVGEIDYVTRAPRGKEVEDLSKDEVMVALRDKIPVEQIYQDMGVKVEKVEQQKSGDKINLLKDILKELEGSGNAEILDDAMNILKEVKVENLYEELKNVNNNTYAVVFDGVVSQRLIDIAKEKGLKYIVAVRMSEVVKKPGPIKVITR; the protein is encoded by the coding sequence ATGGGAAAAGAAGAAATAAGCACAACTAAATATCTCATTCACGCTCAAATAAATGCTAACGGTATTGTGGAAAAGCCCGATGTTGTCGGAGCAATTTTCGGACAGACAGAGGGGCTTTTAAGCAACGACCTTGATTTAAGGGAATTACAGAAAACAGGGAGAATAGGAAGGATAAAAGTCAACATAAACTCCAAAGCAGGCCGTTCTAAAGGAGAAATAGTAATCCCTTCAAGCCTTGACAGGGTTGAAACTGCAATCCTGGCTGCATCACTTGAAACAATAAACAGGGTGGGGCCATGCGAAGCCTACATTCAGGTTACCAAGGTTGAAGATGTCAGGGCAGTTAAAAGGCGAAAGGTTGTTGACAGGGCCAAAGAACTCTACAAGGGAATGATGGAAGAAGTAACTCCAGAAAGCCTTAAAATGATAGAGGAAGTTAAGGAAGCCATGAGGATCCATGAAATAACGGATTATGGTGATGATAAACTTCCATCCGGCCCAAACGTCATAAGTTCGGATGCAATACTCGTGGTTGAGGGAAGGGCAGATGTTTTAAACCTCCTCAAATACGGAGTTAAAAATGCAATAGCTGTTGAAGGAGTAAGTGTTCCAAAGGCAGTTGCAGAACTAACCAAAACCAAAACAGTTACAGCATTCCTTGATGGAGACAGGGGGGGCGACCTCATCCTCAAAGAGCTTCTTCAGGTTGGAGAAATTGACTACGTTACCCGAGCTCCAAGGGGTAAAGAAGTTGAAGATCTCAGCAAAGATGAGGTAATGGTGGCTTTAAGGGATAAAATACCTGTTGAACAGATTTACCAGGATATGGGTGTTAAGGTTGAGAAGGTTGAACAACAAAAAAGCGGTGACAAAATAAATCTTTTAAAGGACATCCTCAAGGAACTGGAAGGATCTGGAAACGCTGAAATTCTTGACGATGCAATGAACATCCTCAAGGAAGTTAAAGTTGAAAATCTTTACGAGGAACTTAAAAACGTCAACAACAATACCTACGCAGTTGTATTCGATGGTGTGGTAAGCCAGAGATTGATAGATATTGCAAAGGAGAAGGGCTTAAAGTACATAGTTGCAGTCAGGATGAGTGAAGTTGTGAAAAAACCAGGCCCAATAAAGGTCATAACAAGGTAA
- a CDS encoding ATP-binding protein, whose protein sequence is MYVNMKKEFLKDFETTEDILIPKDPLERVIGHEDIIKFVKIAAKQRRNLLLVGPPGIGKSLIAQAISFHLGESQEEVTVVHNPERPERPFVEIKNRKEMENQQKDLERAEGDLVNPQDVPDAVAERLGFRCANCGSYNNAYQSMCPNCGADKYAHINARRKHLGDLLGMFEMSSGAINIPQERVTTTRMLNGREEVVIYERVDGDRIRILDQHALERRRVMVEEKPKNIILPLERKMFIQATGASETELLGDVRHDPYGGHPDLGTQPYERVVPGAIHEAHEGVLFIDEIVHIAPLQRYILSAMQDKVFPIVGRNPQSAGSSVKVSDVPCDFIFVGACNIRDVQYILPPLRSRIQGEGYEILMKTTMPDTEENQSKIAQFVAQEIEMDGKIPHANRAAVEILIQDAKRRAKAIDDQRNSLTLRLRDLGGVVRMAGDMAVMEGNNLIEEKHMFFAIENAVSIEDQIIKRYSSFQNAMEKDVSSSQHMAGGNDGTPNENVDRSYM, encoded by the coding sequence ATGTATGTTAACATGAAAAAGGAATTTTTAAAGGATTTTGAAACGACGGAAGATATCCTTATACCTAAAGATCCACTGGAAAGAGTGATAGGCCATGAAGACATTATAAAATTCGTTAAAATCGCTGCAAAACAAAGAAGAAATCTTCTTCTTGTTGGACCTCCGGGCATAGGCAAATCTTTAATAGCCCAGGCCATATCATTCCATCTTGGAGAGTCTCAGGAGGAAGTAACAGTTGTGCACAACCCTGAAAGACCTGAAAGACCTTTTGTTGAGATTAAAAATAGAAAAGAGATGGAAAACCAGCAGAAAGACCTTGAAAGGGCAGAGGGAGATCTTGTAAATCCACAGGATGTTCCGGATGCAGTTGCAGAAAGATTAGGGTTCAGATGTGCTAACTGTGGAAGTTACAACAATGCTTACCAAAGCATGTGCCCTAACTGTGGCGCAGATAAATATGCCCATATAAATGCCCGGAGAAAACATTTAGGCGACCTTCTTGGTATGTTCGAGATGAGCTCAGGTGCAATAAACATTCCACAGGAGCGGGTTACAACAACACGCATGCTCAATGGAAGGGAAGAAGTTGTTATCTACGAACGTGTGGATGGAGACAGAATAAGAATACTGGATCAGCACGCCCTTGAGAGGAGAAGGGTGATGGTTGAAGAAAAGCCCAAAAACATCATATTGCCCCTTGAAAGGAAGATGTTCATACAGGCAACAGGTGCAAGCGAAACAGAACTTCTGGGAGATGTTAGACATGACCCCTACGGAGGACATCCTGACCTTGGAACTCAGCCCTATGAACGGGTTGTACCTGGTGCAATACATGAAGCACATGAAGGCGTTCTTTTTATAGATGAAATAGTTCACATAGCACCACTACAACGTTACATATTGAGTGCAATGCAGGATAAAGTCTTTCCAATAGTTGGAAGGAATCCGCAGAGTGCTGGAAGTTCCGTTAAAGTTTCTGATGTTCCCTGTGATTTCATATTTGTTGGAGCATGCAACATACGTGATGTGCAGTACATACTCCCACCACTGCGCTCAAGGATCCAGGGTGAAGGCTATGAAATTCTCATGAAAACTACAATGCCCGATACTGAGGAGAATCAATCAAAAATCGCTCAGTTCGTAGCCCAGGAAATAGAGATGGATGGAAAAATACCCCATGCAAACAGGGCTGCTGTTGAAATATTGATTCAGGATGCAAAAAGAAGGGCAAAGGCCATTGATGATCAACGTAACTCATTAACATTAAGACTTCGTGATCTTGGAGGAGTTGTACGGATGGCAGGAGATATGGCAGTAATGGAGGGTAACAACCTCATAGAAGAAAAACATATGTTCTTTGCCATAGAAAATGCTGTTTCAATCGAAGATCAAATAATAAAAAGGTACAGTTCCTTTCAAAATGCCATGGAAAAGGATGTATCCAGTTCTCAACATATGGCTGGTGGAAATGATGGTACTCCCAATGAGAATGTTGACAGAAGCTACATGTAA